Within the Corynebacterium sp. sy039 genome, the region GTACTTTGACTGGTTTGGCTTTGATGGGGCGCATGGCGGAAACTGGTAAAACGCTGAGCGAATTGGCTGGAGCTATGCGTGTGCTACCACAGGTTCTGATCAATGTGCCTGTTGTTGATAAAACGATTATTACTTCTTCCCCTAGCGTTATTGAGGCAATTAACCAGGCGGAACAGGAATTGGGCGATACTGGCAGAGTGTTGCTGCGTGCCTCGGGAACAGAGGAATTATTCCGTGTGATGGTGGAGGCTGTTGAGTCTGATACTGCGCGACGTATTGCAGCGGATTTGGCGGCTGTGGTGGCTAAGGTCAGCTAAAAAATAAATTATGGAACCTATGTGTGTGAGGAGTCGTCTTTTGTAGTTAAGGAAGAAAAGTAAACAACAATAAGGGGTGGGGCATGCAATTGCGTGTGAATGAATCATTGTCAGTGCTTCAGACGTTATCGGATATTCTTGGGGAGAGACGAGCAACTCATGAAGCACTGCCTCCTTGCGTCGATCCTGATATGGGAGGACGCGATTTCAGTGTTTATGCTCAAGCATTACAAGCTGCTTATGAAAAAATTTATCGCAATACAGCACATAGATTAGATTTATTGGCAGCTGGTGCGCAAAAAGCACGGCAGCAAGTGCACAGTATTGTGCGTACAGATGAGCAGAATGCTCGGGCATTGGGGGAATAAACTGTGACAGCACCACTTATCAATGCCGCTATCAGGTTATTTTCGCGATCTGTGCAGTCGTTGGTAACTGCTTCACGCGGTACATACGCAGGTCCAGCAATTGGTATCGGAGAATTAAATCATGCACTGGGTGCCACGCAGGGGTTGGATGTAGCTGGTCTCCAGAAAGCGAGTGCAGCTGGCATACAAAAACTCGGTGGATTGCCATCATTGTATAAGCCACTGTATGACATATTCGTTGATACAGCCGGTGGGTTTCTTGTGGAAGGAATCAAGAAGCTCATCGACAAAATTGATGACGCTATTTCTGGAGCAAAAGACGCTAAGAAAGAAACACAAGCTGCTACTGAGGCAATAAAAGAAATAGACGAAGAGCATTGTGCCCGAACACAGCAGCTCACAGAACAATTGCTCAATGTGATTACAACTATCAGTGACACACTCAATAGTTTGGATCCTGAGAAACAATTACCGGAGTTTATTGATCTAGTAAAATCCGGTTCCAGCCTTATCGACGAATGTGCACAGGCAATTTTGCAATTATCGCAGAGTCGAGATGAAAATATTGAAGGCTGTTTCCAAAAACTGGTCGATCACTGTCAAGCAATTGGTGATCAGGGGGCAGCTGAAACATCTTCTGAGCAAAGTAGGATATGCGAACAAGAGAAAACACCAGAGCCTACTAAAAACCAGAATAGTGCTCAAATAGGGCAAGGACAGAATACTTGTCCGGCACCACCTACTGGTACCGCGACACAAAGTAGATCTGTGCCGCCACCTGCTGAGCCTGCTGTTATTCCTACTACACCGGAAGTGCAGCCACCACCTGTAAATGCATTATCTACAGCGACGCAACCTGCGGCAGCAGTACCAACTGCTCCGGTTACTACACAGGTGCCAACAGCTCCAGCAGGGGCAATGACCCAAAACATTCATATTTCCTTAGGGACTAATAGCACCATGCCGGCAATGGTTCCTACAGATAATCCATCTGTGGCAGGAACGGGAACACCACAATATCAGCAGATACACTACGGTTTACAACCAACACCAATGCAGTACACGCAGCCACCATCACAAAATATCGGCGCAGATGCATCGCTATTGGGTAGCAATTCTTTGCTGAGTACAGATACTGGTGCGTTCTCTTATCAAGGTAGTGCTGAGGCTATTACTGCATTGAGTGTGCAAGGACAACAACTATGTCAGACGCTATCTGGAATCGGGGCACGTTTTATGAGCACTGGTCTGGATTGGGTGCTAGAACAGGCGCAGCAATATGAGGAATCTTTAACTCAACTTGATACAGTCGAGCAGGAACAGGCTAGTGCTGACCTTGCTACCGACACATCAGCTAACGATACTACACCTTCTCAACCCTCTCAGCCGGAAGAAAAGAACATCGTCACGCAACCTGAACCTGCTGCACATATACCTGCTGATCCGCCTGCCGCTACGCCTGCTGATCCACCTGTTCAACAGAAACCAGAATCAGACTCTGCTCACGCTACGCAGGCACCACCACAGCCTGAGCAGTCGGTAGCACAACCTCAACCTAATGATGAAAAAACCTGTGCAGCAGAGACAAAACCAATAGTGGGTGCCCAAGTGCGGACAGGCGGAAAAATTAGTGCAGATCTTTCTCAATCGAGTGATATTTCTGTTAAAAAGGCAGGTGCTTGGTAATGGAATATGAGGAATTTATCGAAAGATTTAAGAAACGCACTCAGGAAAGATTAGAAGAGTTTGAGCGGGCAGTAGCCCAGGTGAAAGCAGAGGCTTTAGCAGGTAATGGCACTGAAAAAGATGGCGATGGTCGTCGAAAAGCAATGGAAGAATACAGCTTGAGAGATAGAGCTGCCTCGAGTATTCTGCCCCAGCACCAGGGCAGAAATAGACGAGGCAAGGTACGCGGTGTGCTGAAAAAATTGTAGTGAATAGTTACTCGGGGTGGTTAACTAAGAAAAGGGATTTTTGATGTGGAAACTACATCGGCTTTTTCTTCTAGTTCTTCTCCCCAGAAAGAAGTAACCTTTTTCGCCTCGGCTGCTTCGTCGCTAAAACCAGAGTATTTCTTTTGCCCATCAAGCTGATGCAAAAGGAATCCTGTGGTCAGACCACGAATTAGCTCACGGTGAGACATTTTAATGCTGCCGATACCAGTGAAAAGCTTGAAGAACGTGTCCTCGGTAAGACTTTGGTGGGTAATATCCTCAAGTTCACGATAAGCAACGCTACCTTTCCACGCCGTTGCAATTTTCGGCGCATTGCCATAGTCGAAAATGGGATTTTCTTCAGCAGCTAAAATCAGACCTGGTGCCTCTACAGAACGAGCACTAATCTCAGCTGGTGGAGTAGAAGCAGAGGGAAATAAAGCTGCAACCGCTGCAATTTTAGGACGATGTGCAGCAGCAAGAATCGCTGCTGCGGCACCCATACCATGCCCCACAACACCGAGCTTGCTAGGAGACACCGTAATATTTCCAGTACCCAAACGCACACCAGAAAGTATCTGCAAGCATGATTCCAAATCAGCTGCAAAGCCATGTTGGTTAGGTTGGAATCCTTTTTCTGTATTCGGTGCAGCCACGGCAATTCCCCAACTAGCTAGGTGACGTAGCGTTGCATGGTACTTTGAGATGTCTTTCATCCAGTCATGCCCAAAAGCAATGCCTGGAATGTTCTTCCCCTCGGCAGGGGTATAGATTTTTCCAGGTAAACCGGCATAATCAAGGTCGCCAACGAGAACTCGATGTGGACCACGCTTGGATAATTTTGACAAATGTTTGTTTAGATTTTCAGCCACAACTACCAAGAATAGAGGATTTAGCACAAAGAGGGCGGATTTTAAGGAAATTGTCTCTTGAATGGTTGATGAGATTTTCCTCGTATGGGCATATTGCGCAGAGGTATTGGTCAAATTCCAAGACTAACTCAAACTAATGGCATGATATTAACCATGCACTTGCTTGAAACCCGCATTGATCTTTCTGCCATTGCACATAACACAGCGCACCTCAAAAAAATGGTTGCTCCTGCACAGCTCATGTGCGTGGTAAAAGCAGATGCATATAATCATGGCGCTGCACGTGTAGCGCCTGTGATGGCTGCACATGGGGCAGACCAGTTTGGTGTTGCAACGATAGATGAGGCATTGGCACTGCGTCGCAGTGGTATCACACAACCAATCTTGTGTTGGATCTGGTCGCCGGAGCAAGATATTCTTGCAGCGATTGCCGCAGATATTGACCTGGCGATTGTTTCGCCTCACCATGCTTACGCCCTGGCAGGTAAGAACGCGCGAGTATGTGTGAAAGTAGATACTGGATTACATCGTTCTGGAGTGGATCGGCAGGACTGGCTGGATGTGTTTGGATTCTTAAAATCGCACCCGGAGCTGGAAGTGACCGGTTTATTTAGCCATTTTGCGTGTGCAGATGATTTATCTAGTTCCTATACGGATCAACAATTGGCTGTTTTTCATGAAGCAATTGAGTGCGCCCGTGCTGTGGGGTTAAGCATTCCGAAAAACCACATTGCTAATTCTCCTGCGACCTTATCGCGCCCTGATACCCATTGTGATATGGTTCGCCCTGGTGTGGCGATTTATGGTATGGAGCCAATTTCTGGGCGTACGCATAACCTGCGTCCAGCATTATCATGGGTGGGGAAAATTACTGTGGTTAAACCTATTCGAGCGGGTGAGGGCAGTAGCTATTCTCTGACCTGGCATAGTAAACGCGATGGTTATATTGCTGTGGTTCCGGTGGGTTATGCAGATGGTTTGCCGCGTATGGCTCAGGATCATCTCGAACTTACCATTAGAGGACATCGCTATAAACAAGTGGGTCGTGTTTGTATGGATCAGATAGTGGTGGATTTGGGAGATAATGTTCATGGCGTATCTCCTGGTGATGAGGCAATTATCTTTGGGGCTGGCGGCATGAGCGCCACGGAGTTAGCGCAACGGCTAGGTACGATAAACTATGAGGTCATTTGTCGCCCTGGCGGACGTAGCGTGCGAGTGTATCACTAAGAAGGGGCAGAGAAAGTGCATGATTTTCCATTAAGCGGACGACGTCGCCTAGAAACAGTATCTGACACGCAAGATTTTGCTGAGGAGCTAGGTAAGCATCTTGAGGCAGGCGATGTGGTTATCTTGTCAGGGCCTGTGGGGGCAGGAAAAACCACATTTACTCAAGGATTGGCTCGAGGATTAGGGGTGAAAGGGCGCGTTACCTCGCCGACCTTTATTATCGCTCGGGAGCACGCTAGTTTGAGCGATGGTCCTGCACTTATCCATGTGGATGCTTATCGTCTTATTGATGGCGAGGCGGGAAATGCCGTCGGGATGCTTGATAGTTTGGATCTAGAGACTGAGTTGGAGCAGGCAGTGATTGTAGCCGAGTGGGGTGGGGGGTTGATTGAGCGCATATCTGAGAACTATTTAGTCATTGAGTTTGATCGTAGGACTGCTTGGGAACAAGATGCGCAATCACAGGCGCGTATTCTTAGTTGGCAATGGGTGGAAGGCACATAGCAGTGCCTGCGGTCAGTGTGACTGAGCCAGTTATTACCTGTTCCTAAGCTCTGCTAGGCTTTTAGCAGAAATGAGATTAGTGAGGTAGGAATAATAATGACACTTGCACCCAAGCTCAAAGCAGCTGTTGCCGCATTGATTGTGCTTTTCGCTATTGGACTGGGCGCTTTGGTGGCTTTCGGTCAGTTGAGTCCAGCTGCAGATCAAACCGGACCATTAGAGAAGAAACTTAAGAGTATTTCCGCTAATGGTATGAATACAGCGGCAATAAAAATTTCTGATGTTTATGGTGAAGATACCGCTGGTATTATTGCCGCGTGTCCTGGTATTACTGCTGGTTCATTTAAGCAGATGGGCATTGATTTATCTTCTGTTTCTTATCCAGTCAATGGACCACAGCGTGATGAAAGCTATTTCGTTATCTTAAATGGTGAGGAATACAAGCCTAGTTTAGAGAAATTTGACAGCAATAAGGTTGATTTGTGTATATCAGGTTTGTCGGGGATCCCTATTGCCGATGATGGTTTACTTATTTTTACTCATGATCCAGAGCAGGATACCTGGATTTTGCGCGGGTATTCTCCACTCTGAGCGTCCTCTTAAGCATTGTTAGCATTTGTCGGCATTGTCAAAATTAGGATTAGGTATTAGGTAATTGTGCTTATTCTTGCAATAGATACCTCCACTTCTGATTTAGTAGTGGGATTAGTGCGCGTTGATGATGCTCATACCTCGGCTTCCGCGTCGCAGCCACAAGAGTATGAGCTTATCGACGAGCAGGTGTTGGTGAATACTCGCCAACACAATGAGCTACTCACCCCTACTGCGGTGCAGCTTTTGGCTAATAATGATCTCACTTTGCGTGATGTGTCTGGATTTGTGGTTGGGCTAGGGCCTGGACCTTTTACTGGGTTGCGTGTGGGCATTGCTACTGCTGCAGCTTTTGCTGACGCATTATCGGCGCCTATTTGGGGTGTATGCTCACTCGATGCGGCTGCTCTCGAGTGCCAGCGGCAGTATCACGGGCGGGTGCTTATTGCCACGGATGCGCGTCGTAAAGAAGTGTATTGGGCAGAGTATGTAGATGGTGTTCGGCAGCATTATCCACAGGTAGGAAAACCTGAAGATTTATCTGGGGATCATATTGATGTGGTGTCTATTCCAGATCATCTTGTTGCGCGACTACCAGAATCTTTATCTGAGGTCGTACGTACTCATGCGCGTCCTGGCGCATTATCTTTGGTAAAAGCGGTGGATTGGGCAGCTCCTGCACAGCTTCAACCATTATATCTACGACGTCCTGATGCGCAGGTTCCAGCACCGGTGCGTGTATCATCTGCCTTAGTTTATCCGAAGCAGCCTTGATCTGCTTTTATGAAAAATAAAAGAAAATAAAAGACGAGATGAATGTTGAACTGCGTGAGATTACCGCCGACGATTGTGCCAGACTCGCACAATTAGAGGAAGTATTATTCCCAGGTGATAGCCCCTGGACGCTATCAGATTTCGTCCATGAGATTGCCCAATCGCACACGTTTTATATTGGTGCGGTGATTACCACTGCTGAGGGGGAACAGCTATTGGTGGGTTATGCCGGGTTGGCTATGTTGGGTGTTGCTACGGAACCAGAGTTTGAGGTGCATACGATAGGCGTTGATCCGCGTTTTCAGCGTCGCGGAATTGCGCGATTGCTCATGGATAACCTCACTCATATTGCCGATTCTTATGGGGGTGCTATGTTCCTGGAAGTGCGTACTGACAATGAAC harbors:
- the tsaE gene encoding tRNA (adenosine(37)-N6)-threonylcarbamoyltransferase complex ATPase subunit type 1 TsaE: MHDFPLSGRRRLETVSDTQDFAEELGKHLEAGDVVILSGPVGAGKTTFTQGLARGLGVKGRVTSPTFIIAREHASLSDGPALIHVDAYRLIDGEAGNAVGMLDSLDLETELEQAVIVAEWGGGLIERISENYLVIEFDRRTAWEQDAQSQARILSWQWVEGT
- the alr gene encoding alanine racemase, translating into MHLLETRIDLSAIAHNTAHLKKMVAPAQLMCVVKADAYNHGAARVAPVMAAHGADQFGVATIDEALALRRSGITQPILCWIWSPEQDILAAIAADIDLAIVSPHHAYALAGKNARVCVKVDTGLHRSGVDRQDWLDVFGFLKSHPELEVTGLFSHFACADDLSSSYTDQQLAVFHEAIECARAVGLSIPKNHIANSPATLSRPDTHCDMVRPGVAIYGMEPISGRTHNLRPALSWVGKITVVKPIRAGEGSSYSLTWHSKRDGYIAVVPVGYADGLPRMAQDHLELTIRGHRYKQVGRVCMDQIVVDLGDNVHGVSPGDEAIIFGAGGMSATELAQRLGTINYEVICRPGGRSVRVYH
- a CDS encoding dienelactone hydrolase family protein, whose amino-acid sequence is MAENLNKHLSKLSKRGPHRVLVGDLDYAGLPGKIYTPAEGKNIPGIAFGHDWMKDISKYHATLRHLASWGIAVAAPNTEKGFQPNQHGFAADLESCLQILSGVRLGTGNITVSPSKLGVVGHGMGAAAAILAAAHRPKIAAVAALFPSASTPPAEISARSVEAPGLILAAEENPIFDYGNAPKIATAWKGSVAYRELEDITHQSLTEDTFFKLFTGIGSIKMSHRELIRGLTTGFLLHQLDGQKKYSGFSDEAAEAKKVTSFWGEELEEKADVVSTSKIPFLS
- the tsaB gene encoding tRNA (adenosine(37)-N6)-threonylcarbamoyltransferase complex dimerization subunit type 1 TsaB gives rise to the protein MLILAIDTSTSDLVVGLVRVDDAHTSASASQPQEYELIDEQVLVNTRQHNELLTPTAVQLLANNDLTLRDVSGFVVGLGPGPFTGLRVGIATAAAFADALSAPIWGVCSLDAAALECQRQYHGRVLIATDARRKEVYWAEYVDGVRQHYPQVGKPEDLSGDHIDVVSIPDHLVARLPESLSEVVRTHARPGALSLVKAVDWAAPAQLQPLYLRRPDAQVPAPVRVSSALVYPKQP
- the rimI gene encoding ribosomal protein S18-alanine N-acetyltransferase, with product MNVELREITADDCARLAQLEEVLFPGDSPWTLSDFVHEIAQSHTFYIGAVITTAEGEQLLVGYAGLAMLGVATEPEFEVHTIGVDPRFQRRGIARLLMDNLTHIADSYGGAMFLEVRTDNEPAVSLYRSYGFEQIGVRKRYYQPSGADAFTMRRSPQLLKK